Proteins encoded within one genomic window of Candidatus Hydrogenedentota bacterium:
- a CDS encoding UDP-glucose/GDP-mannose dehydrogenase family protein, giving the protein MRITIVGTGYQGLVTGTGLAEHGHQVTCVDQNAERIRTLQQGRLPIHEPGLEELLARNIEEERLFFSTGLEEAVKDCLLVFLCVGTPSNEDGSADLSQIFAAVRQIGTAMTGYRILVNKSTCPPGTAAKFEQILRESTEHAFDIVVNPDFLREGAAIDDFLRPDRIVIGCEEVRVREIMRELYAPFLRTGRPILLMSPVSAEMTKYATNVMLASRISLMNQLAEVCDACGADISSVREGVASDHRIGPTYLFPGIGFGGSGLPKDLRACIAFAKTLGCDCDLLAGINGVNERQIDRFLERILTYYGDALPRKRLALWGVSFKPRTDDVRGAPALHLIERLRNAGAAIVVYDPVAAPHIQKRFGDSVPCVRKYYDALDGANGLVIVTEWNEFRRPDYERMAGLMAEKVIFDGRNIYTPKVMKELGFRYFSVGRPAV; this is encoded by the coding sequence ATGAGAATCACAATTGTCGGCACAGGTTACCAGGGGCTGGTCACGGGCACCGGTCTTGCGGAGCACGGGCACCAAGTCACCTGTGTGGACCAGAACGCCGAACGAATCCGAACGCTGCAGCAGGGCAGGCTCCCGATTCATGAGCCCGGTCTCGAGGAACTGCTGGCGCGCAATATAGAAGAAGAGCGGCTGTTCTTCTCCACCGGCCTTGAAGAAGCCGTGAAGGACTGCCTTCTGGTATTCCTGTGCGTGGGCACGCCCTCGAATGAGGACGGCAGCGCCGACCTGTCCCAGATTTTCGCCGCTGTGCGCCAGATTGGCACAGCCATGACCGGCTATCGCATCCTCGTGAACAAGAGCACATGCCCGCCCGGCACCGCGGCCAAGTTCGAGCAAATCCTCCGCGAAAGCACTGAGCACGCCTTCGATATCGTCGTAAACCCCGACTTTCTGCGCGAGGGGGCCGCAATCGACGATTTCCTGCGTCCAGACCGCATCGTAATTGGCTGCGAGGAGGTTCGCGTCCGCGAGATTATGCGCGAACTGTACGCGCCCTTCCTGCGCACGGGGCGCCCCATTCTCCTGATGTCGCCCGTCAGCGCGGAAATGACGAAATACGCCACGAACGTCATGCTGGCGTCGCGCATCTCGCTTATGAATCAATTGGCGGAAGTCTGTGACGCGTGCGGCGCCGACATTAGCTCCGTGCGCGAAGGCGTCGCTTCTGACCACCGGATCGGGCCTACCTACCTCTTCCCCGGCATCGGTTTTGGCGGGTCGGGCCTGCCCAAGGACCTGCGCGCCTGTATCGCCTTCGCAAAGACGCTAGGTTGCGACTGTGACCTTCTCGCAGGCATCAACGGCGTAAACGAACGGCAGATAGACCGCTTTCTCGAACGCATTCTGACGTACTACGGCGATGCGCTGCCCCGCAAGCGGCTCGCGTTGTGGGGGGTCAGTTTCAAGCCGCGCACGGACGATGTTCGCGGCGCACCGGCGCTGCACCTGATCGAGCGCCTGCGTAACGCCGGCGCGGCCATCGTCGTCTACGACCCTGTCGCCGCGCCGCACATACAGAAACGTTTCGGCGATTCCGTCCCGTGCGTCCGCAAGTACTATGATGCGCTTGACGGCGCGAACGGCCTGGTCATCGTGACTGAATGGAACGAATTTCGCCGTCCCGACTACGAGCGCATGGCCGGTCTGATGGCGGAAAAAGTCATCTTCGACGGACGCAACATATACACGCCGAAAGTCATGAAAGAACTCGGCTTCCGCTACTTCAGCGTTGGGCGGCCCGCCGTCTGA
- a CDS encoding STAS domain-containing protein — protein MAERKRVLVEFKRAGRITVATVRSSSVLSALNVAEFGNQMLRHVKGKRGINLLLSLENVDYLSSAVLTELLRINKAVQELEGRFRICAVAPNIREIFQITNLDKLFVLNEDDAKANIKRFERSLDIAAQDAAWHEPAAEADE, from the coding sequence ATGGCGGAGAGAAAGCGGGTGCTGGTCGAATTCAAGCGTGCGGGCCGCATTACCGTGGCCACGGTACGTTCCTCGAGCGTTCTGAGCGCGCTGAACGTTGCTGAATTCGGCAATCAGATGCTGCGGCACGTAAAAGGCAAGCGCGGGATTAACCTGCTGCTCAGTCTCGAGAATGTCGACTATCTTTCGAGCGCCGTGCTGACGGAACTCCTGCGTATCAACAAGGCCGTCCAGGAACTCGAGGGGCGCTTCCGCATCTGCGCCGTGGCGCCCAACATCCGTGAAATATTCCAAATAACCAACCTGGACAAGCTCTTCGTGCTCAACGAGGACGATGCGAAGGCCAACATCAAGCGTTTCGAGCGGTCTCTCGATATTGCGGCTCAGGATGCGGCCTGGCACGAGCCTGCCGCGGAAGCGGATGAGTAA
- a CDS encoding helix-turn-helix domain-containing protein, which produces MRPLLFLRRPEVQRTLARAARAAGTPLALHYVTRGEEGPVIARWGGCEACARVNACAEGKNRCRASRLGAAATALRQQRGIPFICHVGFTCIAVPALAGERFILTFGPFAPAHLDDLLEERVQTAYQVLQPLPETENAPAFDLRDVHRAPEGSIYAAAEWLREDLARCWREAAAETAREAAADTVAPPEPDHAPGRRRVQEFHAVPYQATETALALAGGQMGLVRDILEGLLGEAHGGVRPKPSVRRARILAAAAAAIEAAERVPLDTSRAWSQLGPFIEQIESESHDSGLLEAALRLLRGVKPGKPSKPAPPVEKARLAYKEINRLVIERLPDSIALSEVANHLGLKASTISKRLKRQFGMSYYEYVGRLRIDQAKELLRRTSLSATAVAHRVGIRDQSHFSKLFKKFEGITPSEYRGQYGKRS; this is translated from the coding sequence ATGAGACCCCTGTTGTTCTTGCGCCGCCCCGAAGTTCAGCGAACCCTCGCCCGGGCCGCCCGGGCCGCCGGAACGCCCCTTGCCCTCCACTACGTCACCCGGGGCGAAGAAGGCCCCGTGATCGCGCGTTGGGGCGGCTGCGAAGCCTGTGCCCGCGTCAATGCCTGCGCCGAGGGGAAGAATCGCTGCCGTGCGTCGCGGCTCGGGGCCGCCGCCACCGCGTTGCGGCAGCAACGCGGCATCCCATTCATCTGCCACGTGGGGTTTACCTGTATCGCCGTGCCCGCGCTCGCGGGCGAGCGATTCATCCTTACTTTTGGGCCCTTTGCGCCCGCGCATCTGGACGACCTCCTCGAAGAACGCGTGCAAACCGCCTATCAAGTTCTTCAGCCGTTGCCGGAAACGGAAAACGCCCCGGCGTTTGACCTGCGTGATGTCCATCGCGCCCCGGAAGGGTCCATCTACGCCGCGGCGGAGTGGCTGCGCGAAGACCTGGCGCGCTGCTGGCGCGAGGCGGCCGCCGAGACTGCTCGCGAAGCCGCCGCCGATACCGTTGCGCCTCCTGAGCCGGACCACGCGCCAGGCCGCCGCCGCGTTCAGGAATTCCATGCCGTCCCCTACCAGGCCACGGAGACGGCGCTCGCGCTGGCGGGCGGGCAAATGGGTCTCGTCCGCGACATACTCGAGGGTTTGCTGGGCGAGGCGCACGGCGGGGTGCGGCCTAAGCCGTCCGTCCGGCGCGCGCGCATCCTCGCCGCCGCCGCGGCGGCCATCGAGGCCGCGGAACGAGTTCCCCTCGATACATCACGCGCCTGGAGCCAATTGGGGCCCTTCATCGAGCAAATCGAGTCCGAATCGCACGACAGCGGACTGCTCGAAGCGGCGCTGCGCCTGCTGCGGGGAGTCAAGCCGGGCAAACCATCGAAACCGGCTCCGCCCGTCGAGAAGGCCCGCCTCGCCTACAAGGAAATCAACCGGCTGGTCATCGAACGTCTTCCAGACAGCATTGCCCTGTCCGAGGTTGCCAATCATCTCGGTCTAAAGGCTTCCACCATCAGCAAGCGGCTCAAACGCCAGTTCGGCATGAGTTATTACGAGTACGTGGGCCGCCTGCGCATTGACCAGGCCAAGGAACTGCTGCGGCGCACCAGTTTGAGCGCCACGGCGGTCGCTCACCGTGTCGGGATACGCGACCAGAGCCATTTCAGCAAGTTGTTCAAGAAATTCGAGGGCATCACCCCCAGCGAATACCGGGGCCAGTACGGGAAACGGTCATGA
- a CDS encoding anion permease: MSLLLFMLPSESEPGKRILDWETARHLPWDIVLLLGGGFVLAAGFQSSGLSLWVDGQLSSLSSLHPAQIVLIVCLIAALLTEFASNSATTQVLLPIVGALAVSLRLNPLLLMIPATFSCSFALMLPVSTPPNAVVFGTKRLRVPTMVRIGSLLILVCVITLTGATLTLGRIVFDIDLGQFPAWAAP, from the coding sequence ATGTCCCTTCTGCTGTTCATGCTGCCGTCAGAAAGCGAACCCGGGAAACGCATCCTGGATTGGGAAACGGCGCGGCATCTTCCTTGGGACATCGTGCTGCTGCTCGGGGGCGGTTTTGTCCTGGCCGCGGGATTCCAGAGTTCCGGACTTTCCCTGTGGGTTGACGGACAACTCTCCAGCCTGTCCTCGCTGCATCCTGCTCAAATTGTGCTGATCGTCTGCCTCATAGCCGCGCTGCTCACCGAATTCGCGTCAAATTCCGCCACGACGCAAGTCCTGCTCCCAATCGTGGGCGCGCTGGCGGTCAGTCTGCGTCTCAACCCGCTGCTCCTCATGATTCCGGCCACGTTTTCCTGCTCCTTCGCCCTCATGCTGCCGGTCTCGACCCCGCCCAACGCTGTCGTGTTCGGAACAAAGCGCCTGCGTGTGCCGACCATGGTCCGCATCGGCAGTCTTCTGATTCTCGTCTGCGTCATTACGCTCACCGGCGCCACCCTCACCTTGGGCCGCATCGTCTTCGACATCGACCTTGGTCAGTTCCCCGCATGGGCCGCGCCGTGA
- a CDS encoding ATP-binding protein, whose product MAQPVGRAQRPFFEEEFPSTFAALNATLGRALEALARHGWIAQEHQSAARLCLEEALVNAIRHGNASDPRRHVRLELTEDGDHCIIRVYDEGSGFQPEQVCLPDAQQPGGRGVCLMKHYMEYIRYDQACKCLEMAFRRGKCAAGG is encoded by the coding sequence TTGGCACAGCCGGTTGGGCGCGCGCAACGGCCCTTTTTCGAGGAGGAGTTTCCCAGCACCTTCGCGGCCTTGAACGCGACACTGGGCCGGGCTCTGGAAGCGCTGGCGCGCCATGGCTGGATTGCGCAGGAGCACCAAAGCGCGGCGCGGCTCTGCCTGGAAGAGGCTTTGGTGAACGCAATACGCCACGGCAACGCCAGCGACCCCCGGCGCCATGTGCGGTTGGAACTGACTGAGGACGGCGACCACTGCATCATCCGGGTCTACGACGAGGGAAGCGGCTTCCAGCCGGAGCAGGTTTGCCTGCCGGACGCGCAACAGCCAGGCGGCCGGGGTGTCTGCCTGATGAAGCATTATATGGAGTACATCCGGTACGACCAGGCCTGCAAGTGTCTCGAAATGGCGTTTCGCCGCGGGAAATGCGCCGCGGGAGGTTGA